From Solenopsis invicta isolate M01_SB unplaced genomic scaffold, UNIL_Sinv_3.0 scaffold_131, whole genome shotgun sequence, a single genomic window includes:
- the LOC120359860 gene encoding uncharacterized protein LOC120359860: MSLTEAEAKTRRTSIKGSVTRLKTFLESAQALRATKFELIERKKKLAELFEQYDEVQSRLECLAIDKDTTVTAAYVEDRARFEEAYFQLMSLHEQRINVIEQSQIESRPSTSVSNQVVTSQHNSDSNIRLPKIQLPTFSGSYEEWYTFHDSFDKLIHANEKLSSIQKFHYLRSSLKDKAAEVIKSFDITTDNYAEAWQLLSERFDNKRRIVQTHIKAIFEIAPIHKENCTALRVLLDNVLKHFRALKALQRPVDTWDDVMVHLVLTKLDSTTIKEWETSRTDTTIPTFRELTDFLAKRCQALETISNKSTGRVNSDVTNNSQKAKYPIAHVVTNNQSCIHCKGKHLIFQCESFRNLPVERRFEVAKNAHLCINCLKAGSHQAKNCTASSCRKCGKTHNTLLHFEAKNEIAKKDQQQTASLSKANESSSDSPSPVVTQCTQMSNACNVLLATAIVSVYDSRGQTHGCKVLLDSGSQLNFITENFANKLQLNVRDFHISMSGAAEGQFESKRIVNVTFRSRVNAYTKTIECIILHSIIQRIPQEFHPMSDYNIPSNLALADPNFNIPSDIDMLIGAPLFWPLLCVGQIKSCKAHPTLQKTKLGWVVGGPSFDCSNIATPVCHVTAVDKLNDSISKFWEVEHDISSANTAPRTLNEQLCETHFQQNVRRNKEGRFIVKLPVNEEKIQQLGDSMEIARRRFLNLERRLTTQPAVYLQYKNFMREYINLNHMREIKDLTNDKLSYYLPHHTVIKESSTTTKLRVVFDASCRTTSGLSLNDTLLAGPTVQDDLFSILTRFRIPQYAMTADVCKMYRQVLIDESQTCFQRIFWRESPQDDLKGFELLTLTYGTVPASFLAIRTIRKLAEDEAESFPIGSKVTLRDFYVDDLLTGASTLKQALKIKEQATELLNRGGFELTKWSSNHASLRDSKVPCSKEFSLAVDHSNETRALGVSWNCESDIFKFTSIGHHQPLEKPTKRSILSRIALIFDPLGLLGPSVIIAKLLMQELWRSKLDWDESISNESHTLWREYEGKLQILRNIGIPRMVVCNEMQNVEIHGFSDASQQAYGACLYVKSISRNGQVEVRLLCSKSRVAPLKALSIPRLELCGALLLAQLTLKVRSCLPVVIRSMYFWTDSRIVLCWLRSCSRKWTPFVANRIAEIQRLTDISDWRHVPSLENSADPLSRGVMPDLLGDLDIWWFGPSWLKLNENEWPSENFHTSDIELPEGRVAALVSGIEAKPQYDIFNRFSKFSRLIRVVAFCHRFTKNCKIKGIKMLHVNNKDSVKVQPLTIEELEQSRIALVRLVQHDAFKAEMHSIKVNRCLNKNSNILRLKPFIDMHGILRVGGRLVNADISYQYKHPILLPGKHAFTQLIIKYEHERHLHAGAQATLSAIRQNYWPTSARSTVRSMIKKCVTCVRNAPTLSNTLMADLPETRVRSVKYVFQKCGVDYAGPFLYKEGQRKNSKTVKCYIALFICLATKAVHIELAADLSSETYLNVFKRFMSRRGRPTDIYSDNGLNFVGAKRELNELYELFKTDSLKQKIVDFMALEKIKWHFIPPRAPHMGGIWEAAIKSTKFHLKRIIGEASLKHDELLTLLTQVEAILNSRPLTPLSNDPSDLNALTPAHFLIGCPITAYPEPSLETLPINKLSRWQRVEKLKQHFWRRWVKEYLHTCQSRTKWNTISKPIKIGQMILLQEDNLPLLCWSLGRIEQIHPGDDGVVRVATVRTPKGVYKRPITRLCVLPVEE; encoded by the coding sequence ATGAGTCTTACGGAAGCTGAAGCGAAAACACGGCGAACGAGCATAAAGGGCTCGGTCACGCGGCTCAAAACATTTCTAGAGTCCGCACAAGCGTTGCGTGCAACGAAATTTGAGTTAATTGAGCGCAAGAAAAAACTAGCGGAGTTATTCGAACAATACGACGAAGTGCAATCGCGACTCGAATGTTTAGCGATAGACAAGGACACTACTGTGACTGCAGCATATGTAGAAGATCGTGCGCGGTTTGAAGAAGCGTATTTTCAACTCATGTCTTTACATGAGCAGCGCATTAATGTAATTGAACAATCTCAGATAGAATCACGACCGAGCACTAGTGTGTCTAATCAAGTAGTTACGTCTCAACATAATTCAGACTCAAATATTCGATTGCCGAAAATACAGTTGCCTACTTTTTCTGGTTCGTATGAAGAGTGGTACACCTTTCATGATTCATTTGATAAACTCATTCACGCTAATGAAAAATTGTCGTCTATTCAAAAATTCCATTATTTGCGCTCGTCATTAAAAGACAAGGCGGCGGAAGTTATTAAATCTTTCGATATCACAACAGATAATTATGCCGAAGCATGGCAATTGTTAAGCGAACGTTTCGATAATAAGAGGCGTATAGTACAAACACATATTAAGGCGATATTTGAGATTGCTCCAATTCATAAAGAAAATTGCACAGCATTGCGTGTTTTACTCGACAATGTGCTTAAACATTTCAGGGCTCTTAAGGCATTACAGAGACCAGTTGACACATGGGATGATGTGATGGTTCATCTGGTGTTGACTAAGCTTGATTCCACTACGATCAAAGAATGGGAAACGAGTCGTACAGACACGACAATACCAACATTCAGGGAACTTACAGATTTTTTGGCAAAAAGATGTCAAGCCTTGGAAACGATATCAAACAAATCAACAGGACGTGTGAACTCTGATGTAACGAACAATTCACAGAAGGCCAAATATCCTATTGCGCACGTAGTTACAAATAATCAATCTTGTATACATTGTAAGGGTAAGCACTTGATTTTTCAATGTGAATCATTCCGTAATCTTCCTGTCGAAAGGCGTTTTGAAGTCGCTAAGAATGCACATTTATGTATCAATTGTTTAAAGGCAGGATCACATCAGGCTAAAAATTGTACAGCTAGTTCTTGTCGTAAATGTGGAAAGACACACAacacattattacattttgaagCAAAAAATGAGATAGCAAAAAAAGATCAGCAACAGACAGCTTCACTGTCTAAGGCAAATGAGTCTTCATCTGACTCGCCATCGCCGGTAGTAACTCAATGCACTCAGATGAGTAATGCTTGTAATGTTTTGCTTGCCACCGCTATAGTCAGTGTGTACGATTCCAGAGGACAAACCCATGGTTGTAAAGTTCTATTAGATAGTGGTTCGCAGTTGAATTTCATTacagaaaattttgcaaataaattacaacTTAATGTACGAGATTTTCACATTTCAATGTCTGGTGCAGCAGAAGGACAATTCGAATCAAAAAGAATAGTCAATGTCACTTTTCGATCTCGAGTTAATGCATATACTAAAACTATTGAATGCATAATTCTTCATAGTATTATACAAAGAATTCCTCAAGAATTTCATCCGATGTCAGATTATAACATCCCGTCAAATTTAGCACTAGCAGATCCTAACTTTAACATTCCAAGTGATATTGATATGCTCATCGGAGCTCCATTATTTTGGCCACTTTTATGTGTCGGTCAGATTAAATCGTGCAAGGCTCATCCTACGTTGCAGAAAACAAAGCTAGGGTGGGTGGTCGGAGGTCCATCGTTCGATTGCTCGAATATAGCGACACCAGTCTGTCACGTTACTGCGGTCGACAAACTAAATGACTCCATTTCGAAATTCTGGGAGGTTGAGCATGATATTTCTTCTGCTAATACAGCACCTCGTACTCTCAATGAACAACTATGTGAAACGCACTTTCAACAGAATGTTAGGCGTAACAAAGAAGGTCGGTTTATAGTTAAATTACCTGTGAACGAAGAGAAAATTCAGCAATTGGGCGACTCGATGGAGATCGCAAGGCGTCGCTTTCTTAACTTGGAAAGGCGTCTAACAACTCAACCCGCAGTCTATTTAcagtacaaaaattttatgcgagaatatattaacttaaatcaCATGCGTGAAATCAAGGATCTTACGAACGACAAACTCTCGTATTATTTACCGCATCATACGGTTATTAAAGAAAGTAGCACTACGACTAAGTTAAGAGTAGTGTTCGATGCGTCGTGCCGGACCACGTCGGGATTATCATTGAATGACACACTGTTAGCCGGACCGACAGTTCAAGACGATTTGTTTTCGATCCTCACGCGTTTTCGTATTCCTCAATATGCAATGACTGCTGATGTTTGTAAAATGTACAGGCAGGTTCTCATCGATGAATCCCAGACATGCTTTCAACGTATCTTCTGGCGTGAATCTCCACAAGATGATTTGAAGGGTTTTGAACTCCTTACACTTACATACGGAACAGTTCCGGCGTCGTTTTTAGCTATTAGAACTATTAGAAAACTTGCAGAAGATGAGGCAGAATCATTTCCCATTGGATCAAAGGTCACCTTACGTGATTTTTATGTAGATGATTTATTGACAGGAGCGTCTACATTAAAGCAGGCATTAAAGATCAAGGAGCAAGCCACAGAACTACTTAATCGAGGTGGATTTGAATTAACGAAGTGGTCATCAAATCATGCATCTTTGCGAGATAGCAAGGTGCCTTGTAGCAAGGAATTTAGTTTAGCTGTTGATCATAGCAATGAGACTAGAGCTCTCGGTGTAAGTTGGAATTGCGAATCTGACATATTCAAATTCACAAGCATAGGACATCATCAACCGTTGGAAAAGCCTACCAAGCGTAGCATTTTATCCAGAATAGCTTTGATATTTGACCCCTTGGGGTTGTTGGGTCCATCCGTTATAATTGCCAAGCTTTTGATGCAAGAGTTATGGCGTTCTAAACTAGATTGGGATGAGTCTATATCTAATGAATCGCATACACTTTGGAGGGAATACGAAGGCAAGTTGCAAATACTTAGGAATATCGGAATACCACGCATGGTCGTGTGTAATGAAATGCAAAATGTAGAAATTCACGGATTTTCGGACGCGAGTCAACAAGCTTATGGGGCATGTCTGTATGTTAAATCTATTTCTCGTAATGGCCAGGTTGAAGTTCGCCTGTTATGTTCCAAATCCAGAGTGGCTCCCCTTAAGGCTTTATCCATACCACGTCTCGAGCTCTGTGGAGCATTGTTGTTAGCTCAACTTACACTAAAGGTAAGGAGTTGTTTACCAGTAGTGATAAGGTCTATGTATTTTTGGACTGATTCTCGTATTGTATTGTGTTGGTTACGATCATGTAGTCGTAAATGGACACCATTTGTAGCTAATCGTATAGCGGAAATACAGCGTCTCACTGACATTAGCGATTGGAGGCATGTGCCTAGTCTTGAAAACTCTGCTGATCCACTTTCTCGAGGCGTTATGCCTGACTTATTAGGAGACCTAGATATATGGTGGTTCGGACCATCATGgttgaaattaaatgaaaacgAATGGCCTTCTGAGAATTTTCACACATCAGACATAGAACTACCCGAAGGAAGGGTTGCAGCATTAGTCAGCGGTATAGAAGCTAAACCAcaatatgacatttttaatcgtttttccAAGTTTTCACGTCTTATACGCGTCGTTGCCTTTTGTCATAGATtcacaaaaaattgcaaaataaaaggaataaaaatgttacacgtGAATAATAAAGATTCAGTTAAGGTTCAACCTTTAACGATTGAAGAGTTGGAACAATCTCGAATAGCGTTGGTAAGGTTAGTGCAGCACGATGCCTTCAAGGCGGAAATGCATTCAATTAAGGTTAATAGATGTTTAAACAAAAAcagtaatattttaaggttaaaACCTTTTATAGATATGCATGGTATTTTAAGAGTCGGTGGTCGATTGGTCAACGCGGATATTTCTTATCAATATAAACATCCTATTCTTTTGCCAGGCAAACATGCCTttacacaattaattattaaatacgagCATGAGCGTCACTTACATGCGGGAGCGCAAGCTACCTTGTCAGCCATTCGGCAAAATTATTGGCCAACGTCAGCTCGAAGTACGGTGCGAagcatgataaaaaaatgtgttacttGTGTGCGTAATGCTCCTACATTAAGTAACACATTAATGGCAGATTTGCCTGAAACACGGGTAAGATCggtaaaatatgtttttcaaaaatgtggCGTTGATTACGCAGGGCCATTCCTTTACAAGGAAGGTCAAAGAAAGAACTCTAAAACCGTTAAGTGCTATATAGCACTATTTATTTGTCTAGCCACTAAGGCTGTTCATATTGAGTTAGCGGCAGATTTGTCCTCAGAAACatatttgaatgtatttaaGCGATTCATGAGTCGGAGAGGACGCCCCACCGACATATATTCAGATAATGGGTTAAACTTTGTAGGAGCAAAACGTGAGTTAAATGAATTGTATGAATTGTTTAAAACTGATAGTCTTAAGCAAAAAATTGTCGATTTTATGGCcctggaaaaaataaaatggcattTTATCCCACCCAGAGCTCCACATATGGGTGGCATTTGGGAGGCGGCTATTAAGAGTACCAAATTTCATTTGAAGCGTATTATTGGCGAAGCATCTTTGAAACATGATGAACTGCTCACTTTGTTGACACAGGTAGAAGCTATATTGAACTCTAGGCCACTCACCCCTTTATCCAACGACCCCAGTGATTTGAATGCCCTTACTCCGgcacattttttaattggatGTCCAATCACGGCGTATCCTGAGCCTAGCCTTGAAACTTTGCCCATCAACAAATTATCACGATGGCAAcgtgttgaaaaattaaaacagcatTTCTGGCGCCGTTGGGTGAAAGAATATCTTCATACGTGCCAATCACGTACTAAATGGAACACAATTAGCAAACCCATCAAAATTGGGCAGATGATATTATTACAAGAGGACAATTTACCACTACTATGTTGGAGTCTGGGTCGGATAGAGCAGATTCATCCGGGTGATGACGGTGTTGTTCGCGTCGCCACCGTGCGAACTCCTAAGGGAGTGTATAAGCGCCCAATCACGCGGCTGTGTGTTTTACCCGTGGAGGAATAA
- the LOC113004738 gene encoding uncharacterized protein LOC113004738 — protein sequence MPAVRALDRRFKVQVTGLVDWKEPGALVQAWDVWLTDGSKTGISGAGIVCRQRRVAESLPLAGYATVFQTEIVAIPRCAQLALEGKETVGRVRICSDSQAAIKALEAPICTLRLVWGCRNALNKLARDKKVIVTWVPGHSEIEGNEEADRLASAALRMEVFGPGPVLGVPFCLGRRRLRAWLRNEHLEFWKNELRTKCRQARALLGETPSEGLVGDIRSLSRRNARLVVQILTGHGALNYHMHRLGRSNTAECRACEEEEETSLHILCDCPAYAGLRLKLLGLAFPEPGQISRLPMRNLSLFWRELGLP from the coding sequence ATGCCAGCAGTTCGGGCCCTGGACAGGCGCTTTAAAGTGCAGGTTACAGGACTCGTGGACTGGAAAGAACCCGGGGCACTGGTTCAGGCCTGGGACGTCTGGTTAACAGATGGCTCCAAGACGGGGATCTCCGGCGCGGGCATTGTTTGCCGACAAAGGAGGGTGGCGGAAAGCCTGCCCCTGGCTGGGTACGCCACAGTTTTCCAAACGGAGATCGTGGCAATCCCGAGATGTGCCCAACTGGCCCTGGAAGGGAAGGAGACAGTTGGGCGCGTGAGAATATGTTCGGACAGTCAAGCTGCTATCAAGGCACTCGAAGCTCCGATTTGCACCTTGCGGCTGGTCTGGGGCTGCAGAAATGCACTGAATAAGCTGGCGAGGGATAAAAAAGTCATCGTGACCTGGGTCCCCGGTCACTCGGAGATTGAGGGTAATGAAGAGGCCGATCGACTCGCCAGCGCCGCATTAAGAATGGAGGTGTTTGGGCCGGGACCGGTGCTAGGGGTCCCTTTCTGTCTTGGCAGGAGGAGGCTCCGGGCCTGGTTACGGAACGAGCACCTCgagttttggaaaaatgagcTGAGGACAAAATGTCGACAGGCCAGGGCTCTACTGGGGGAAACACCTAGTGAGGGCCTAGTCGGGGACATAAGGTCCTTGAGCAGAAGAAACGCCAGGCTAGTAgtgcaaatactgactggcCATGGAGCCCTCAATTACCACATGCACAGGCTGGGCCGATCTAATACGGCCGAGTGTAGGGCTTgtgaggaggaagaggagacaagtctccacattTTGTGTGACTGTCCGGCCTATGCGGGGCTGAGACTAAAACTGCTAGGCTTGGCATTTCCCGAGCCAGGGCAGATTAGCAGGCTACCTATGAGAAACCTGAGTCTCTTTTGGAGGGAATTGGGGCTCCCATAG